The nucleotide sequence CTGCCGCGCGATCGGGTCGCGCGTCTCCTCGACGAGGGCAGTCCGTTCCTCGAGGTCGCGCCGCTCGCCGCCGACGGGCTGTACGGCGGAGATGCACCGGGGGCGGGCGTCATCGCCGGCATCGGGCTCGTCCACGGCCGACACGTGATGGTCGTGTGCAACGACGCCACCGTCAAAGGCGGTACCTACTATCCGCTCACCGTGAAGAAACACCTGCGCGCGCAGGAGATCGCGCTGGAGAACCGGCTCCCGTGCCTCTACCTCGTCGATTCCGGCGGGGCTTTCCTCCCCAAGCAGGACGAGGTCTTCCCTGATCGCGACCACTTCGGCCGCATCTTCTTCAACCAGGCCCGGCTGTCGGCGCAGGGCATCCCGCAGCTCGCCGCGGTCCTCGGATCCTGCACGGCCGGCGGCGCCTACGTGCCGGCCATGAGCGACGAGACCGTCATCGTGCGCGGCCAGGGCACGATCTTCCTCGGAGGCCCTCCGCTCGTCAAGGCCGCGATCGGCGAGATCGTCACGGCGGAGGAACTCGGCGGGGGAGAGCTGCACGCACGTCGCAGCGGTGTCGTCGACCATCTCGCCGACGACGACGAACACGCGCTCGAGATCCTCCGTGACATCGTCGCCACACTGCCACCGCCGGCCCCTCCGGCCTGGGACGTGGAGGAGAGCCGTCCGCCGACCGAGCAGGGAACCCTCTACGACGTCGTCCCCGTGGACGTCAACGCCGCCTATGACGTGCGGGAGGTGATCGCCCGTCTCGTCGATGGCGACAGCTTCCATGAGTTCAAGTCCGAGTACGGCACGACGCTCGTGACCGGATTCGCCCGGCTGCACGGCCACCCGGTCGGGATCGTCGCGAACAACGGCGTGCTGTTCAGCGAGTCCGCACTCAAGGGCGCGCACTTCATCGAGCTCTGCGACCAACGCGGCATCCCGCTCCTGTTCCTGCAGAACATCACCGGATTCATGGTGGGATCCGACGCCGAGGCGGGCGGCATCGCGAAAGACGGGGCGAAGATGGTCACCGCCGTCGCGACCACGCGCGTTCCGAAGCTCACCGTCATCATCGGCGGATCCTTCGGCGCCGGCAACTACTCGATGTGCGGGCGCGCGTACTCGCCCCGGTTCCTGTGGACGTGGCCGGCGAGTCGCATCTCGGTCATGGGCGGGTCGCAGGCGGCCTCCGTGCTCGCGACCGTCAAGGAGGACCAGCTGGCGGCGCGCGGGGGCTCGTGGAGCGCCGACGAGCGTGCCGCCTTCGAGGAACCCATCCGCGCGCAGTACGAGGAGCAGGGCGAGCCCTACCACGCGACCGCCCGGCTCTGGGATGACGGCATCGTCGATCCGGCACAGACGCGCGACCTCCTCGGCCTCGCCCTCGATGTCGTCTCCCGCAGCCCGCTGCCCGAACCGCGCTTCGGCGTCTTCCGGATGTGAGTCCCATGTCGTCATCACCCCCTGTCTCGTTCTCCTCGGTGCTCGTCGCCAACCGCGGCGAGATCGCCCGCCGGATCATCCGGACGCTCCGCGAACTCGGCATCCGCAGCGTCGCCGTCTACAGCGACGCGGACGCCGACGCCCCGCATGTCCGCGAGGCGGACGGCGCCGTCCGGATCGGTCCCGCACCCGCCGCCGAGTCGTACCTCGACATCGACGCGGTGATCGCGGCCGCGCGGGCGACCGGAGCCCAGGCCATCCATCCGGGCTACGGATTCCTCTCCGAGAGCGTCGGCCTGGCCGAGGCGTGCGCGGAGAGCGGGATCATCTTCATCGGCCCGACCGTCGACGCCCTGCAGATCATGGGCGACAAGGCCAGGGCGCGGGACCACGTGGCACGGAGCGGCGTGCCGGTGGTGCCCGGCTTCGATGCCCGGGGACTGTCGGACGCCGAGATCCGGGAGGAGGCGGAGGCGGTCGGTTTCCCACTCCTGGTCAAACCCAGCGCAGGAGGAGGCGGCAAGGGCATGGAGGTCGTTCTCTCGTCCGCTGACCTGCCTGGCGCCCTCGCCTCCGCTCGTCGGGTCGCGGCGTCCGCATTCGGTGACGACGCCCTCATCCTGGAGCGGCTCATCCGTCGGCCGCGGCACATCGAGGTGCAGGTCTTCGGAGACGTGCACGGGACGGTCCTGGCGCTAGGAGAGCGCGAATGCACCCTCCAGAGGCGTCATCAGAAGGTGATCGAGGAGGCGCCGTCGGCGGGGATCCCGGCGGACACCCGCGACCGGCTCCTCGCCGCAGCCGTGCGGGCGGCGGAGAGCGTGGCCTACGTCGGGGCGGGAACGGTGGAGTTCCTGGTCGACGCGGATGCACCGGAGGACGCGTTCTTCATCGAGATGAACACCCGGCTGCAGGTGGAGCATCCCGTGACGGAGGAGGTGACGGGGCTGGACCTGGTGGCCCTGCAGCTCCGTATGGCGGACGGGCAGGCGCTCGATGTGAGACCGCGCACCTCCGGCCACGCGGTGGAGGCCCGGGTGTACGCGGAGTCGCCCGAGCGCGGATTCCTGCCCTCGACCGGGACGGTGCTGCTCTTCGAGCCGCCGGCCGGCGTCCGTGTCGATGCGGCCGTCGGAACCGGGAGCACGGTGAGCGGCTTCTACGACCCGATGATCGCGAAGATCATCGCGTGGGCGGAGGACAGGGAGACGGCGCTGCAGCGACTCGATGACGCGCTCGCACGCACGGTCGTGCTCGGTGTGGAGACCAACATCGGCTTCCTCCGGCGGCTCCTTCACGACCGGCGCGTCATCGAGGGCGACCTCGACACCGGGCTCATCGAGACGCTCCTCCCGATCTCCGCCGCCGCCCCGTCGGCGGCCCTCGTCGCAGCGGCCGCCCACTGCGCGGCGCGCACCGCCGCGGACGGCGCCCCGCGACGGGAAGGCGCCGGCCCGCTGTGGCGGGCCCTCCCGGGCTGGCGTCTCGGCGCGAAAGCGCACGCGCCAGAGCCGTTCGCGGTCCTCACCGACGATGACGCGATCGTCACCGCGACCGCGTCCCCGGTGGATTCCGGCCGGGTCCGCGCGGCGAAGGATGCCGAAGGTGCGATCTGGGTGTGGGACGAGGGGAGGACGCTGCGGCTGCGCCCTCTCGACCGTCGCGCGCGGATGCGGCTCCGGCTCGCCGCCGCCGAGCGTGAGGCACGTGCCACCGAGCCCGAAGCCCGCGCGCCGATGCCGGGCGGAGTGGTCGCTGTCCACGTCTCGGACGGAGCGACCGTCGCCGCGGGGGCGCCGCTGATGTCCATCGAGGCGATGAAGATGGAGCACCCCGTGCTCGCGCCGCAGGACGGCGTGGTACGGATGCTGGTCGCGGTCGGCGACCAGGTGCGGCGCGATCAGCCGGTCGCCCGCGTGACGATGACGGAGGAGGACTCATGATGCACGATCTCACCGAGGAGGAGCGCGAGCTCGCCGCGATGGTCCGCGACTTCGCGGAGTCCGTGGTGGCCCCGCAGTCCTACGAAGCCGACCGCACCCACACGCTCTCGATGGACGTCGTGCGGCAGATGGGCGAGCTCGGGCTCTTCGGGCTCCCGTTCCCCGAGCAGTACGGCGGACAGGGCGGCGACTACATGGCGCTGGGTCTCGCCATCGAGGCGCTCGGGCGAGTGGACCAGTCGATCGCGATCACCCTCGAAGCCGGCGTCAGCCTGGGCGCGATGCCCGTCTTCCGCTTCGGCACCGAAGCGCAGAAGGAGGAGCTGCTGCCCGATCTGCTCGCGGGGCGCGCCCTCGCCGGGTTCGGCCTCACGGAACCCGAGGCGGGAAGCGACGCCGGAGCCACCCGCACGACGGCACGGCTCGACGGCGACGAGTGGGTGATCGACGGATCCAAGCAGTTCATCACCAACTCGGGCACCCCGATCACGCGGTTCGTGACGGTCACCGCGGTCACCGGTCAGAGCGACGGACGCAAGGAGATCTCCACGATCATCGTCCCGAACGGAACGCCGGGCTTCACGGTCGAGCCGCCCTACGACAAGGTGGGCTGGAACGCCTCGGACACGCATCCGCTCACGTTCGACGGTGCCCGGGTGCCGGCCGGCAACCTCCTCGGTGACCGGGGGAGCGGCTTCCGCAACTTCCTCAGCATCCTCGACGAGGGCCGCATCGCGATCGCCGCCCTCTCGACCGGGGCGGCGGAGGGGTGTCTGGAAGCGGCGGTGGAGTACGCACGGAGCCGCACCATCTTCGGCAGCGCCCTCAGCACGCGGCAGAACGCGCAGTTCACGCTCGCTCGCATGCGCGCCCGCGTGCACACCGCCCGGCTCGCGTGGCATCACGCCGCCCGGTTGCGCGACGCCGGGGAGCCCTTCGCCGAGCAGGCCGCCATCGCGAAGCTCGTCGCGGGCGAGGCGGCGATGGACAACGCCCGGGATGCGACGCAGATCTTCGGCGGCAACGGGTTCATGAACGAGTTCCCGGTGGCCCGGCACTACCGCGACTCGAAGATCCTGGAGATCGGGGAGGGGACGACCGAGGTCCAGCTCCTCGTGATCGCCAGGGCGCTCGGTCTCGCCCGGTAGCGTGGAGGGCATGACCATGCGCGAGATCGTGCAGCGCGGCCTCTTCTACGAGGAGTTCGAGACGGAGGTGCGCTACGTGCATCGCCCCGGTCGCACGGCGACCGAGGCGGACAACGTCCTCTTCACGACGTTGACCATGAACACGCAGGCGCTGCACCTCGACGCCGCCTTCGCGGATGCCCAGGAGCCGTTCCATGCGCGCCTCATGAACTCGATGTGGACGCTGTCGACGATGGTGGGCTCCTCCGTCGCGCAGCTGACCCAGGGCACGCTGGTGGCGCAGCTCGGCCTGGGGGACATCGCGTTCCCGCATCCGCTGTTCGCGGGGGACACGCTCACCACCGAGAGCGTGGTGCTCGACAAACGCCTCTCGTCGTCGCGCCCCGGTCAGGGAGTGGTCCGGATCGCGCACACGGGCCGCAACCAGGACGGCACGGTCGTCGCGACCGCGACCCGGACCGTCCTCGTCCGCTGCCGACCGGAGGAGGAGACGGAGTGAGCGTCGAACTCGGTCCTGCCCTGCTGTTCTGCCCTGCCGACCGTCCCGAGCGCTTCGCGAAGGCGCAGGAGCGGGCCGACGCCGTCATCCTCGATCTGGAGGACGCGGTGCTCCCGGAGGCGAAGGCCGACGCCCGGAAGAACATCGCAGCCGCGGACCTCGATCCCGCCCGAGTGATCGTGCGCGTCAACTCTCCCGCGACGTCGCACTTCGCTGACGACCTCGAGGCGTTGGCCCGGTCACCGTTCCGGACCGTCATGGTCGCGAAGACCGAGAGCGCAGAGAGCCTCGACGTCTTCGGCTCCGCCTATAGCGTGCTCGCCCTGTGCGAGACGGCGCGCGGAATCCATGCGGCCCCCGAGATCGCCGCGCATCCCTCCGTCGCCGGGCTGATGTGGGGCGCCGAGGACCTCGTCGCGTCTCTCGGCGGCACGTCGTCCCGGACGGCGGAGGGCGGCTATCGTGACATCGCGCGCTACGCCCGCTCCCGGGTGCTTCTGGAGGCGGGGGCGTACGGCAAGGCGGCGATCGACGCCGTGCACGTCGACATCGGCGACACCGAGGGGCTGGAGCGTGAGGCCCGCGATGCGGCGGCGTCGGGTTTCCGCGCGACCGCGTGCATCCACCCCAGTCAGGTGGAGGTCATCCGTGCGGCCTACGCGCCGGAACCCGAGACGGTCGCCTGGGCGCGAGGGGTCCTCGCGGCGGCAGCGCAGGAACGCGGCGTGTTCCGGTTCGAGGGGCGCATGGTCGACGAGCCGGTGCTCCGCCACGCCCGGGCGGTCGTCGCGCGGGTCGGCTGAGGGCGGTCAGAGGACCGGCGACTCCTCGAGCAACCGGAGGTAACCGGGAGCGGCGACGAACCGGTGCGCGGACCCGTTCCGCAGCACCTCGCCGTCCCGGGGCAGCGTGCCCCCGGAGACATGATCGATCACGGCGCGGATCACTCCGCCGTGCGTCACCACCAGCACGGATTCGGCCTGGGGAGCCGACCGACGGCGGGCGTCCCTGGCGATCCGGTGGAGGGCGGCGATGGCACGGACGCCCACGTCATGGAGGGATTCGGCGCCGGGCACCTCGGCGTGCCAATCGCCGTAGGTGGCGATGTAGTCGGGGACGAGCATCCCCTCGCCCTCGCCGAACTCGCGCTCCCGGATGTCCGGGACGACGCCGGCGATCTCCAGGCCGAGACGGTCGGCGATGATGCCGGCGGTCTCGCTCGCGCGCACGAGCGGGCTCGTGTAGACGGCGTGGTGCGTCGTCCCGGCGAGCTTCTCGGCCGCCCACCGTGCATCCTCGCGGCCGGTCTCGTTCAGGGGGATGTCGGTGGAGCCCTGGATGCGGCGGGCCAGGTTCCAGTCGGTCTGACCGTGGCGGATGAGGGTGAGATAGGTCACGAGAGCATCTCCTGGAGGGCGGGGAGCACGTCGCTGGTCCCGGCGGCGATGGTGACATCGGCCCAGGGGTCCGCACGGGTCGGCTCGCGGTTGATGATGATCAGCGGGATGCCGCGCCGACGGGCGCGGTTCACGAGGCGGACCCCGGAGTTGACGACGAGCGACGAGCCGGCGACGATGAGCGCGTCGCTGGAGCGGAGGAGCGACTCCGCGGCGCGGAAGCGGTCCTGCGGCACATACTCCCCGAAGAAGACGACGTCGGGCTTGAGCATCCCGTCGCAGACCGTGCACGTCGGCACGAGGAAACCGTCCGTGCTCTCCGGCAGCACATCGCCGTCCGGTGCCAGTGCGACGTTCTCCGGGACGGTGATCCAGGGATTGCGCTCCTCGATCTGCACCGCGATGTCCCGCCGGTCGAACACCTGCCCGCAGTGCAGGCACAGGACGCGGCGCATGGTGCCGTGCACCTCGATCACATGGGAGCTGCCGGCGCGCAGATGCAGGCCGTCGACGTTCTGGGTGATGACGCCGGAGACGGCACCGGCGGATTCCATCGCGGCCAGCGCACGGTGCCCGGGGTTGGGGGAGGCCTGCGCGAACGCCCGCCAGCCGAGGTGGCCGCCGACCCAGTACCGCCGTCGCGCCGCCTCGTCGCCGAGATAGGTCTGGATCGTCATGGGGTTGCTGCGGGTGCGCGCGCCCTCACCGCGGTATGCGGGGATACCGGAGTCCGTGGAGATCCCCGCGCCGGTGAGGAGGGCGATCCGCTTGCCGCGCAGCAGGGCGGCGGCGTGGGTGAGCTCGGCCGACGGCTCGACGGTGTTCTTCGCGCGCACAGGACCTCCGGGATCGAGTCTACGGGGCGTGCGGGAGGCCGGAAGCGGGATGGCAGAGTGGAGCAGTGGACCTCCAGCATGTGACCGATCTCGCCGACCCGCGGCTGGACGACTATCGCGACCTCACCGACACCGCGTTGCGCGCGGTGCGGGAGCCCGCGGACGGCCTGTACATCGCCGAGACGTCCAAGGTGATCGCGCGTGCGGTTGCGGCGGGGCATGAGCCACGGTCCGTCCTCGTCTCGTCCCGTCGTGCCGACGAGGTGCGCCGGATCGTGGGGGAGCGGCCGGTGCCGGTGTTCGTGGTCTCCGACGAGGTGGCGGAAGGCGTCACCGGGTACCCGGTGCACCGGGGCGCTCTGGCCGCGATGCACCGCCCGCCGCTGCGTCCGGTCGCGGATGTGGTGCACGGGGCGCGGCTCGTGCTGGTGCTGGAAGACCTCGGCGACCACACCAACGTCGGCGCGGCGTTCCGTGCCGCCGCCGGGCTCGGGGCGGATGCGGTGCTGGTGTCGCCACGCTGCGCCGATCCGCTCTACCGGCGCAGCGTGCGGGTGAGCATGGGGACCGTGTTCCAGGTGCCGTGGACGCGCATCGATGACTGGGACGCAGCCGTGTCGGCCCTCCGCGCCGGTGGCTTCGAGATCGCCGCGCTCGCGCTGAGCGACTCCGCGGTCGATCTGCGGGACTATGCGGCGCGACGACCCGACCGGGTCGCCCTGCTGCTGGGCGCGGAGGGCGATGGGCTCAGCCGTACGGCGCTGGAGAGCGCGGACGCGGTGGTGACGATCCCGATGTCCGGAGGCGTGGACTCGCTCAACGTCGCCGCAGCGGCGGCCGTCGGCCTGTGGGCCCTCGCCCGGTGACCGTCGCCGTCTGACTCACTCCCTGCCGGGGAAGATGACCGGCGAGGGCTCGGGACGCTTCGCGGCGATGTGGTCGCCGGACGACTGGTGGCGCAGGCGGCGCAGCACCCAGGGAACGAGGTGCTCACGGGCCCAGCCGAGGTCTTCCGCACGGGCGGCTCGCCAGTTGCGCAGCGGCAGCGGTTCCGGCTGCATCGCCTCCAGGTCGTTCGGCACGTTCAGGGCCCGGAGCACCATCCGGGCGACCTCGTGGTGCCCGAGCGCGTTGTAGTGCAGGCGGTCGTCGTCGAAGAAGCGGGGGTCCTGCACCACCTTCAGTGCCCACTGGTCCGCGACGATGCAGTCGTGACGCTCGGCGATCGCCCGCACGTTCTCGTTGTAGATGGCGACCTTGCCGCGGAAGGGGCGGAACACCGGGGTGAAACCGGTGTCGATGCCGGTGAAGAGGATGACGGCGGCGCCGGTCGAGGCGAGCCGTGCCACGGCGTCCTCCAGCTGGGCGGCGATGGCGTCCGGGTCGGTGCCGGGGCGGATCACGTCGTTGCCGCCGGCGCAGATCGAGACGAGGTCGGGGTGCAGGGCGACGGCGGGCTCCACCTGGTCGGCCACGATCTGCGCGATGAGCTTCCCGCGGACGGCGAGGTTGGCGTAGGCGAAGTCGTCGACCTGCTGGGCGAGCACCTCGGCGACGCGGTCGGCCCAGCCGCGATGGCCGCCGGGGGCCGCAGGGTCCGGGTCGCCGATGCCCTCCGTGAACGAGTCGCCGATCGCGACGAATCGGCGCCACGGGTGCGGGGTCTCGTTCGCGACGTACGGGGTCCTGGTCGATTCCTGATCGCTCATCCGGCTCTCCTTCACGAACGCGTGCGCGCACGATGGTGACCGCCGCGCAGTGACCGAGCCTACCCGTGCCGCTGCTCGAGAGGGGGACGCGCGCGGCTTCGCGGCGGATGCCCCGGTGTCCGTGGGAGCGATTATCGTGGAGTCGATGCTCTCTCCGTCCTTCCCTCAGCGCGCCCCGTGGGGAACGGCGAACAAGCTGCGGGCATGGCAGCAGGAGGCCCTGGACGCGTACTTCCAGGCCGACCAGCGTGACTTCCTCGTGGCCGCCACCCCGGGCGCCGGCAAGACCACGTTCGCCCTCACCCTCGCGGTCGAGCTCATGCGCATGGGGGTGGTGAACCGCGTCATCGTCGTCGCTCCGACGGAGCATCTGAAGACGCAGTGGGCGGACGCCGCCGCCCGCGTGCACATCCGGCTCGACCCGCGCTTCCGCAACAGCCACTGGGCGCCGGCCCGGCATTACCACGGCGTCGTCGTGACCTACGCGCAGGTCGCCGCGAAGTCGTCCGTCCACCGTCACCTCACGGAGGACGCGAAGACGCTGGTCATCCTCGACGAGGTCCACCACGGCGGAGACGCCCTCAGCTGGGGTGACGCGATCCGCGACGCGTACGGTCCGGCGACGCGGCGGCTGCTGCTCTCCGGAACGCCGTTCCGCAGCGATACCGCACCGATTCCGTTCGTCGACTACCTCCCCGACGAGACCGGTGCCCGGGTCTCGCGCACGGACTACGCCTACGGCTACGGTCGTGCCCTCGCGGACGGCGTCGTCCGCCCGGTGCTCTTCCACATGTACGCCGGCAAGATGCGCTGGCGCACGAGCACGGGAGACGAGCTCGAGACGCATCTCGGACAGGACAACACGAAGGACGTCACCTCCCAGGCGTGGCGCACCGCCCTGGATCCCGAAGGCGACTGGATGCCCGCGGTGCTCTCCGCGGCCGACCGACGCCTGACGGAGATCCGCCACCACGTCCCCGACGCCGGCGGCCTGGTGCTCGCGACGGATCAGACGGTCGCTCGTGCCTACGCGAAGATCCTGCACAGCATCACGCGCGAACAGCCGACCATCGTGCTGTCGGACGATGCCACGGCGTCGGAGCGGATCGAGAAGTTCTCCGCGGGCACCGCGCGGTGGATGGTCGCGGTGCGCATGGTGTCGGAGGGCGTCGATGTGCCGCGGCTCGCGGTCGGCGTCTACGCGACGTCCTCGTCCACCCCGCTCTTCTTCGCACAGGCCATCGGCCGGTTCGTGCGGGCCCGGCGTCGTGGCGAGGCGGCGAGCGTCTTCCTGCCGCACGTGCCGGTGCTCATGAAGCTCGCGAACGAGATGGAGAAGCAGCGCGACCACGCCCTGGACCGCCAGTCGAAGGACGAGGACGGCCTGGACGACTCGCTGCTGGAGAGCGCGAACCGGGAGGACGACGCGTCCGACGCCCTCACCCAGGAGTTCAGCTACCAGGCCATCTCCTCCGTCGCGCACTTCGACCGCATGGTCTTCGACGGCAAGGAGTTCGGGCAGCTCGCCGAGCCGAACACGCCGGAGGAGGAGGAGTTCATCGGCTTCCCCGGTCTCCTCGAGCCGGAGCACGTGCACGAGCTCCTCATGCAGCGGCAGGCGCGGCAGTCCCGGCATCGCGAGGTGCGAGAGGCCCAGGCCGAGCCCACGCAGACCACGACCCTGCCGGCGCCGCTGCACCGCACGCTGCGCGAGCAACGACAGCTGCTGAACAGCCTGGTGGGCCTCTACGCCCGTCAGTCGGGCCAGCCGCACGGTGCGGTCCACGCCGAGCTGCGTCGCATCTGCGGCGGGCCGGCCGTGGCTCAGGCGACCGTGACGCAGCTCCAGTCCCGCATCGAGGTGCTGCGCAAGCGCGTCCGTTCCTGAGCCGCTTCCGGCGCTGCTTCGGATCCCCGAAATGCTGGCAATCGCTGCCAGGACGCGGCTCGCAGGGTGTCCCGCGGATAGCGTGGAACGGTTGCCCGGACGCCGGGCGACCGTGACATCTGGAGGTTCCATGACAGCCCCTGCCGCAGCCGACTCGACGGCAGCCGACCGACGGCGTTGGGCCCGCTATCTCGTCGAGGAGCGGGCGGAGGGCGCCGTGTATCAGCGTCTCGCCGCCCGCCGGTCGGGAGAGGAGAGGGCGATCCTGCTCGGTCTCGCCGAGGCCGAGCGACGCCATGAGAAGCACTGGCTCGATCTCCTCGGCGGCGAGCCCGGCCGACTGCCGCGTGCAGGGGTCCGCTCCCGATTGCTCGGGTGGATGGCGGGACGCTTCGGGTCGATCTTCGTCCTCGCGCTCGCGCAGAGCGCCGAGGCGCGCTCCCCGTACGATGCCGAGCGATGGGCGACCCCCGCCATGCGCGCCGATGAGAAGGTGCACCACGAGGTCGTGCGCGGTCTGGCGGCGCGGGGGCGCCGCCGCCTCTCGGGATCCTTCCGCGCCGCGGTGTTCGGGGCGAACGACGGGCTCGTCAGCAACCTCGCGCTCGTCCTCGGCATCGGGGCGACCGGGGTGAGCTCGGGCTTCGTGCTCTTCAGTGGCATCGCCGGCCTGCTCGCCGGTGCACTGTCGATGGGGGCGGGCGAGTTCGTCTCCGTGCGTTCGCAGCGCGAGCTCCTCACCGCGACCGAGGCGAACGAGGACGCCGCTGCCGCCGCCGCGGATCTCGACATCGACGAGAACGAGCTCGCGCTCGTGTATCGCGCCCGCGGCATGGACCAGAGTGAGTCGCTGGCCAGGGCCCGCCGCATCGTCCAGGCGGCCCAGGAGGGCGTCCGACGAGCGGCCACGGGGCCCGTGACGGTCCCGGGCGGTGACGCCCACGAGGTCGTCGGCAACGACTGGACGGCCGCGATCTCCAGCTTCCTCCTGTTCGCGTCCGGCGCGATCATCCCCGTCCTGCCGTGGATCTTCGGGATGGAGGGCACGGCCGCGATCGTCCTCGCGCTGGTGCTGGTCGGCATCGCGCTGCTGAGCACGGGGGCGATGGTCGGCGTGCTCTCCGGCGGTCCGCCCCTGCGGCGCGCGCTGCGCCAGCTCGCGATCGGATTCGGGGCTGCCGCGGTGACCTATGCCCTCGGCCTCCTCTTCGGCGTCGGCGCCGTCTGACGGCAGAAGCCCCGCCCGGACGGGCGGGGCCGCTGCCGCAGACGACGAAGGCCCCGGATCCGTGGATCCGGGGCCTTCGCTCTCTGTGCGCGGAGGGGGACTTGAACCCCCACGCCCTATCGGGCACTAGCACCTCAAGCTAGCGCGTCTACCATTCCGCCACCCGCGCAGGTGTGGGATTTGATCGTTGCCGACCGAAGAATGAGATTAGCACGTTCTCGGAGACGTCTCGAACCGAGCGTGACGCCCGGGCGTGGCACGGCGTTTCGATAGCCTGAGTCCATGACCGACTCCTCCCTCCCGGAGGTCGCCCGTATCGCGAGCGACCTCATCCGGTTCGACACCTCCAACTACGGCGGCGGCAACGCGAAGGGGGAACGGGAGGCGGCGGAGTACGTCGGTGCGTTCCTCACCGGGCTGGGTCTCGAGGTCGAGTACTACGAGCCGATCCCGCGGCGCACGAACGTCATGGCCCGTGTGCCGGGCCGCGACCGTACCAAGCCGGCTCTCGTCGTGCATGGTCATCTCGACGTCGTCCCCGCGGTGGCCGAGGACTGGACCGTCGACCCGTTCGCCGGGATCGTCCGGGACGGGATGCTCTGGGGGCGTGGCGCCGTCGATATGAAGAACATGGACGCGATGATCCTCACGGCCGTCGCGGACATCCTGCGGGCGGGCGAGCAGCCGGAGCGTGACCTCGTGCTGGCGTTCTTCGCCGACGAGGAGAACGGCGGTGTCGAGGGCTCGGCGCTCGTCGTGAAGGACCGCCCGGAGTGGTTCGCGGGCGCGACCACGGCGATCAGCGAAGTCGGCGGCTACTCGATCTCGGTCGACGATCGCCGTGCCTACCTGCTGCAGGTGGGGGAGAAGGCGCTGATCTGGATCCGGCTGGTCGCGACCGGACGGGCCGGGCACGG is from Microbacterium sp. BLY and encodes:
- a CDS encoding RNA methyltransferase is translated as MDLQHVTDLADPRLDDYRDLTDTALRAVREPADGLYIAETSKVIARAVAAGHEPRSVLVSSRRADEVRRIVGERPVPVFVVSDEVAEGVTGYPVHRGALAAMHRPPLRPVADVVHGARLVLVLEDLGDHTNVGAAFRAAAGLGADAVLVSPRCADPLYRRSVRVSMGTVFQVPWTRIDDWDAAVSALRAGGFEIAALALSDSAVDLRDYAARRPDRVALLLGAEGDGLSRTALESADAVVTIPMSGGVDSLNVAAAAAVGLWALAR
- a CDS encoding SGNH/GDSL hydrolase family protein, producing MSDQESTRTPYVANETPHPWRRFVAIGDSFTEGIGDPDPAAPGGHRGWADRVAEVLAQQVDDFAYANLAVRGKLIAQIVADQVEPAVALHPDLVSICAGGNDVIRPGTDPDAIAAQLEDAVARLASTGAAVILFTGIDTGFTPVFRPFRGKVAIYNENVRAIAERHDCIVADQWALKVVQDPRFFDDDRLHYNALGHHEVARMVLRALNVPNDLEAMQPEPLPLRNWRAARAEDLGWAREHLVPWVLRRLRHQSSGDHIAAKRPEPSPVIFPGRE
- a CDS encoding DEAD/DEAH box helicase, with the protein product MLSPSFPQRAPWGTANKLRAWQQEALDAYFQADQRDFLVAATPGAGKTTFALTLAVELMRMGVVNRVIVVAPTEHLKTQWADAAARVHIRLDPRFRNSHWAPARHYHGVVVTYAQVAAKSSVHRHLTEDAKTLVILDEVHHGGDALSWGDAIRDAYGPATRRLLLSGTPFRSDTAPIPFVDYLPDETGARVSRTDYAYGYGRALADGVVRPVLFHMYAGKMRWRTSTGDELETHLGQDNTKDVTSQAWRTALDPEGDWMPAVLSAADRRLTEIRHHVPDAGGLVLATDQTVARAYAKILHSITREQPTIVLSDDATASERIEKFSAGTARWMVAVRMVSEGVDVPRLAVGVYATSSSTPLFFAQAIGRFVRARRRGEAASVFLPHVPVLMKLANEMEKQRDHALDRQSKDEDGLDDSLLESANREDDASDALTQEFSYQAISSVAHFDRMVFDGKEFGQLAEPNTPEEEEFIGFPGLLEPEHVHELLMQRQARQSRHREVREAQAEPTQTTTLPAPLHRTLREQRQLLNSLVGLYARQSGQPHGAVHAELRRICGGPAVAQATVTQLQSRIEVLRKRVRS
- a CDS encoding VIT1/CCC1 family protein; translated protein: MTAPAAADSTAADRRRWARYLVEERAEGAVYQRLAARRSGEERAILLGLAEAERRHEKHWLDLLGGEPGRLPRAGVRSRLLGWMAGRFGSIFVLALAQSAEARSPYDAERWATPAMRADEKVHHEVVRGLAARGRRRLSGSFRAAVFGANDGLVSNLALVLGIGATGVSSGFVLFSGIAGLLAGALSMGAGEFVSVRSQRELLTATEANEDAAAAAADLDIDENELALVYRARGMDQSESLARARRIVQAAQEGVRRAATGPVTVPGGDAHEVVGNDWTAAISSFLLFASGAIIPVLPWIFGMEGTAAIVLALVLVGIALLSTGAMVGVLSGGPPLRRALRQLAIGFGAAAVTYALGLLFGVGAV